A window of the Microscilla marina ATCC 23134 genome harbors these coding sequences:
- a CDS encoding acyl-CoA thioesterase, with product MIEKLKPEKIEQNIYRGAAFGTEKGTVFGGFALAQALYACGMTVPEDRSLHSLHSYFILPGDATAPIVYDIDRIRDGRSFTTRRVVAIQHGRPIFNLSASFQISEEGLSHQVSKPAVPVPENFRPTYELAAKDDSPARFWVNYITQQIRPLDFRIVQPIDREQFPIKKHVWFKADQALGDDLLLHQAVLACASDYTFLSSSLEPHLKQNPKLKFRLATIDHSVWLHRPFRVDEWLLFSHESHNAYGARGFNQGHIYAQDGALVASLTQENLMRVVE from the coding sequence ATGATAGAGAAACTGAAGCCCGAAAAGATCGAACAAAATATTTATAGAGGGGCAGCCTTTGGCACAGAAAAAGGAACCGTTTTTGGTGGTTTTGCTTTGGCACAAGCCTTGTATGCCTGCGGAATGACCGTGCCCGAAGACCGCTCTTTGCACTCGCTCCATTCATACTTCATTTTACCGGGCGATGCGACCGCTCCTATAGTATATGATATTGACCGCATCCGCGACGGTAGGAGTTTTACTACACGGCGAGTAGTAGCCATCCAGCACGGCAGACCCATTTTTAACCTATCAGCATCGTTTCAAATCAGCGAAGAAGGCCTAAGCCACCAAGTGAGCAAACCAGCCGTGCCCGTTCCCGAAAACTTTCGCCCTACTTATGAACTGGCAGCTAAAGATGATTCCCCTGCCCGTTTTTGGGTCAATTATATTACCCAACAAATTCGTCCGCTTGATTTTAGAATTGTACAACCCATTGACCGTGAACAGTTTCCAATAAAAAAACACGTATGGTTTAAGGCAGATCAAGCCTTAGGCGACGATTTATTGTTGCATCAAGCAGTACTGGCGTGTGCCTCTGACTATACTTTTTTGAGTTCTTCGCTAGAGCCTCACCTTAAGCAAAACCCCAAGCTTAAGTTTCGCCTGGCTACCATCGATCATTCGGTTTGGTTGCACCGCCCTTTTCGGGTAGACGAATGGCTCTTGTTTAGCCACGAAAGCCACAATGCGTATGGTGCACGAGGCTTCAACCAAGGACATATTTATGCGCAGGATGGTGCTTTGGTAGCTTCGCTCACTCAAGAAAACCTCATGCGGGTAGTGGAGTAG